A window of Clostridia bacterium genomic DNA:
TTTAAGAGAATGTGATGCAGGTGTTAAAATGGGCACATCAGCTATTGAAGATGTGCTTGATAATGTAAAGAGCAAAAAACTTGAAAAACTTTTAACCGATTGTAAAGATGAGCATAAGAAACTCGATAATGAAATTCAAAAATTACTTGATAAATATCATGACGACGGCAAAGAACCTCAAGTTATTGCAAAAGGAATGTCGTGGATGAAAACCAATATGAAACTGGCAATGGAAGAAAGTGATGCTACTATTTCCGATTTAATGACTGACGGTTGTAATATGGGAGTAAAATCTCTTAACAAATATCTTAATAAATATAAAGGTGCTGATGAAGTGTCAAAAGATATTGCAAAAAGACTTATAAACTTAGAAGAAAAATTAACAGTTGATATAAGAGAATTTTTATAAAAAAAGCATCGACTTTCATCGATGCTTTTTTAAAATTTAAGGACTAATAAATAACGGAATCTGAGGCGGGGAAATTGTAAAGAAGATAAATAAAAAAATCATAAGTATATTTAAAAATTGAAATAAAATATTGAATTTATTTGTTTTACAGGATAACGCCAATTTATAAGCCATATAAAAAGAGAAAATAACACTTACATAAAATATTAAAATATCAATAAAACTTAAATTATAGCCAATTATTCCCGAATAGGTGTAAAATAAAGTTATTATAAGAATTACTCCGAAAATTGCACCAAGAATCATAGCAGAAAATATACAAGGATATTTATCTTTAAGTTTTATGTTAAGATAAATAGAGTATATCAGCATAGGAAAATATATTAGTTTTGTATGCTCCCATATTGATTCATTTATCGGGGTAAATAAACCTATAATAAAATTACTATCTGACAAGTCATAAGCAAAGTGAAGAAATGTTCCTAAAACTGATACAAATATTATACCTATTATTATGTATGATTTAATACCTCTCATTTTTATCACCAATATATATTATTAGCAAATATGAAAATATATGTATTAAAAAATATACAAAGTTGTAAAACAAATACATTATTTTTTAAACTTATTTATTAACTTAAATATAAGTAATTCAAGTAAACTCTTTTTACCTACTATTACTCTCTTATATTTTCCACATCCCTCGCATAATTCTAACTCGTAGGATAATGAATAATCATCTTCTGTATAATTACTTTTGTTAATTTTGTTCCAACATTTTAAACAATATTCTGCCATATATAAACTCTCTTTCTTATAAAATTTATATCTGCACCGATATAAGTGCAATTATAACATAAAATAAGTATATAATCAAGAAAAAATATACTTATATAGGTGCAAATATGAATATAGAATATGAAAAACAAGTAGGAGCAAATATTAGAACTCTTAGAAATAAAAATAATTATACACAAGACCAGTTGGCTGCAAAACTGCAGATTTATGGTTGTGATATTACAAGAAGCGCACTTGCAAAAATTGAAGTAGGTCAGCGTCATCTTTATCCAGACGAAATTAAAGCATTAAAAGAAATTTTTAATGTTTCTTATGACTTAATTCTTAACTAAATTATAATTTTAAAAGACATCTTAGGGAGACACTTCGTAAAGAAGTTTCTCCCTATTTCTTTTTATAATAAAATTGACATTTTCAAATTGAAAGTGTCATAGTGGGTTACATACTTTAAAAATTTACCTATCTTAAAAAATAAGAATAATAAGTGATATTGTGAGACGGGTCTCACAGTGATATTTTGCCTGACGGCAAAGTGATATTAAAACCTTACGGTTTCAGTGATGTTATATTCGCCCTAAAACTGTCCGAAGGACAATACCACTATGCGCAGCATAATATAACTGCGAAA
This region includes:
- a CDS encoding helix-turn-helix transcriptional regulator, encoding MNIEYEKQVGANIRTLRNKNNYTQDQLAAKLQIYGCDITRSALAKIEVGQRHLYPDEIKALKEIFNVSYDLILN